The DNA window TTCGAGCGCGAGCTGGCGCTCAAATTCTCCCGCACCTTCATCGCCCGCGAGGGCGGCGTGACCGGCCCGGTCATGGGTTATGCCGTCGTGTGGTTCGTCGCAGACGAGCTGCACCTTCTCAACATCGCCGTCGCCCCCCAGCACCGGCGCAAGGGCGCCGCACGGCTGCTTCTCGAGCGCGTGCTCGCCGAGGCCCGCGGCCGCGAATGCGAGCTCGTCGTCCTCGAAGTGCGCAAATCCGGCATCCCCGCCCAGACCCTCTACCAATCGATGGGCTTTGCCCCCGTCGGCATCCGCCCGCGCTACTACTCCGACAACGGGGAGGACGCGATCGTGATGGTTTGCCGGGTGGGGGAGTGATGAGCCTGCGCGTTTAGCACCCCGTTCGTCCTGAGTGCGGCCCGAAGGGCCGCGTATCGAAGGACAAACGGGCTGCAGGCCCTACTCATTGCAGCGCAGGCCCTTGTGCCCTTCGATACGCTTCGCGCTGCGAAGCTCCTCAGGACGAACGGGAACTCTAAAGCAGGTTCTCGAGCCCCACGTCACAAACCCGCCTCCCATCTCGTCTACTCCCCGAACGCCGACACTTCGGCGCGGGGGCAGCCCATGAACGAGACGATTTCCTATGAGCGCGAGATTCCCGAACTTTTCAAACTGCTGGGGCAGGTCCACGAGGGGCTCTCCGGCGGGGCGGTGCCGCGGCCGCTGCTCCACCTGATTCAGCTTCGCGCCTCCCAGATCAACGGCTGCGGGTTCTGTGTGAAGATGCACACGCGCGAGGCGAGGCAGGACGGCGAAACCAGCGAGCGGCTCGACCGGCTCATCGTGTGGGAGCATGTGAGCGACTTCACCGAGGCCGAACGGGCGGCACTGGCCTGGACCGAGGCCCTCACGCGGCTCGAACGGGGCACTGACTACGCGGCTATGCGGGAAACGCTCCGCGCGCACTTCGATGAAACGCAGATCGCGGAGATCGGCGCGGCCATTGCGATGATCAATCTGTGGAACCGCTTTCAGGTCTCGAAACACTGACCGGGCAGAGCTGAAAAACATATATAAGAAGCGGAGCCCGTCTTGTGAAGCGTCGCGTCGGCTGCGTTTGGGGGCTTGCGGTTGAGCCGATATGCCATAGAATTCTCTCATGCACATCGCCGACGCGCATGTTCGCTCGATTGATGAGGTCACCGAAGGGCTCGAGAGTTCCCACGAGGGAATTTCTCCCGGCGAGGCCCGCGCACGGCTCGAGCGCGAGGGCCCTAATTCCTTGCCGCATGGCAAGCCGGTCACCCTGCCGGTGGTGATTCTTCACCAGTTCATCAATCCGCTTATTTATGTGCTCATGGTTGCCGCGGCGGTTTCCGCCTTTCTGGGCGAGTATTCCGACGCCGGTTTCATTCTGGCGGTCCTGCTGATCAATGCCGCCATCGGCACGGTACAGGAATACAACGCCGAGCGCAGTGCCGAGGCGCTGCGCGGTTTTTTCCAGCTCCGCGCATTCGTGCTGCGCGGTGGTGAGGAATATGAGGTCAACGCCGAGGAACTCGTGCCCGGCGATCTCGTCCTGCTCGAATCGGGCGTGAAGGTTCCGGCCGATCTGCGGCTGATCGGCGCGACGAACCTGGAAATTGATGAGTCACTTCTAACTGGTGAGTCC is part of the Chrysiogenia bacterium genome and encodes:
- a CDS encoding carboxymuconolactone decarboxylase family protein, whose protein sequence is MNETISYEREIPELFKLLGQVHEGLSGGAVPRPLLHLIQLRASQINGCGFCVKMHTREARQDGETSERLDRLIVWEHVSDFTEAERAALAWTEALTRLERGTDYAAMRETLRAHFDETQIAEIGAAIAMINLWNRFQVSKH
- the rimI gene encoding ribosomal protein S18-alanine N-acetyltransferase produces the protein MAPEDLDEVMAIEDESFPVPWSRNFFERELALKFSRTFIAREGGVTGPVMGYAVVWFVADELHLLNIAVAPQHRRKGAARLLLERVLAEARGRECELVVLEVRKSGIPAQTLYQSMGFAPVGIRPRYYSDNGEDAIVMVCRVGE